From a region of the Microbacterium sp. nov. GSS16 genome:
- a CDS encoding pyridoxal phosphate-dependent decarboxylase family protein — protein sequence MSDILDRLRRMRAADAPTHGGHVLSYVYDSGLGELDELADAAARLARPLNGLDPTVFPSIAAMERDVIGFTRRMLHGRRSVVGTVTSGGTESCLLAVKTARDLWRLSHGGSSGRPRLVAPATAHAAFIKAAQLFDLEFDAVPCSPDGVLAASDLIDRLDDDVALVVVSAPSYPTGTLDPIAEVAAAASTRGISCHVDSCFGGFVLPWWPGLPAWDFRVHGVTSISADLHKYGYAPKGVSVLLQRGRRRHRAQFFATTGWAGYPVVNPTLLGSRSASPLAAAWAITQHLGDDGYRRLTDSIGRVALAVRAAVDGIPGLRVIGDPVGPAIALGSDDSVPVAERVDPHRLADAMVGHGWKIQPQPGLVQQDGVRIAHSAHLTLTPVLESQVEEFARALAEAADEVRGRPAADPKMMLAALRMLGYGEGGRVPGPAAAWRLLRLAGAGSVSADQPMAMLMALIERLPRSVAEAVLTELLARMSEP from the coding sequence GTGAGCGACATCCTCGATCGCCTGCGTCGGATGCGCGCCGCCGACGCGCCGACGCACGGCGGACACGTGCTGTCGTACGTCTACGACTCGGGCCTCGGCGAACTGGACGAGCTGGCTGACGCCGCCGCCCGTCTCGCGCGGCCGCTGAACGGACTCGACCCGACGGTGTTCCCGTCGATCGCGGCGATGGAGCGGGATGTGATCGGCTTCACCCGCCGGATGCTGCACGGCAGGCGCTCCGTCGTCGGCACCGTCACCAGCGGAGGAACCGAGAGCTGCCTGCTTGCCGTGAAGACGGCGCGCGATCTGTGGCGGCTGTCGCACGGCGGGTCGTCCGGGCGTCCCCGGCTGGTGGCCCCGGCCACCGCGCACGCGGCGTTCATCAAGGCCGCGCAGCTGTTCGACCTCGAGTTCGACGCGGTGCCGTGCTCGCCGGACGGTGTGCTCGCGGCGTCCGATCTGATCGACCGGCTCGACGACGACGTCGCCCTCGTCGTCGTGTCGGCGCCGTCGTACCCCACCGGCACGCTCGATCCGATCGCGGAGGTCGCGGCCGCGGCATCGACTCGCGGGATCTCCTGCCATGTCGACTCCTGCTTCGGCGGGTTCGTGCTGCCGTGGTGGCCCGGCCTGCCGGCCTGGGACTTCCGCGTGCACGGGGTGACGAGCATCTCGGCCGACCTGCACAAGTACGGCTACGCGCCGAAGGGAGTGTCTGTGCTGCTGCAGCGCGGACGGCGTCGCCATCGCGCGCAGTTCTTCGCCACGACCGGGTGGGCGGGCTATCCCGTGGTGAACCCGACCCTGCTCGGCTCACGCTCGGCATCGCCGCTCGCCGCGGCGTGGGCGATCACCCAGCATCTCGGCGACGACGGGTATCGGCGGCTCACGGACTCGATCGGACGGGTAGCGCTGGCCGTCAGGGCGGCGGTCGACGGCATCCCGGGGCTGCGCGTGATCGGTGACCCGGTCGGGCCGGCGATCGCGCTCGGCTCGGACGACAGCGTGCCCGTGGCTGAGCGCGTCGACCCGCACCGCCTCGCCGACGCGATGGTGGGGCACGGATGGAAGATCCAGCCGCAGCCCGGGCTCGTGCAGCAGGATGGGGTGCGCATCGCGCACAGCGCGCACCTCACCCTGACCCCCGTGCTCGAATCGCAGGTCGAGGAGTTCGCGCGCGCGCTGGCGGAGGCGGCCGACGAGGTGCGCGGCCGGCCCGCCGCCGACCCGAAGATGATGCTGGCGGCGCTGCGAATGCTGGGTTACGGCGAGGGCGGGCGTGTTCCCGGTCCCGCCGCGGCGTGGCGGCTGCTGCGGCTCGCCGGCGCGGGATCGGTGTCGGCGGATCAGCCGATGGCCATGCTCATGGCGCTGATCGAGCGGCTGCCCCGGTCCGTGGCCGAGGCGGTGCTCACCGAGCTGCTCGCGCGCATGTCCGAGCCGTGA
- a CDS encoding MFS transporter has translation MRSASTTLTRGQITRYAIGSLGTGGFATLPGLVLVYYLTDSLGVTALAAGAIVTGAKVWDVLIDPVIGGLSDTALARSGSRRGLMLIGSIGLPIAFVLTFAVPAGLGPVASGFWVLIAFMLAATCFSLFQVPYIALPAELTDDYRERTRLLTWRVVMLTVAILLFGAGGPEIRGMFGDPLLGYLVMAAVAAVLLGAGLFVASTVAPTRPMLPVRPGASIATHYRDGLDALRESQPFRVLLGAFMLQGLATGLMLAAAQFVARWVLGDEGAVTPLFVALIAPALLMAPVWKLVADRIGKERGFRIASTVFLAATVVLGLMVWMPGWWILAPVALAGAAYAGMQTLPMAMLPDVIAHDRTAAGHDNRSGVFSGVWTAGETTGMALGATVLSIVLAATGYIETTAAVEVAQPDAAVTGIAVAFSLLPAALMLLSLVALARYRLRERDIIGTSA, from the coding sequence ATGCGCTCAGCGTCGACAACGCTCACTCGCGGCCAGATCACCCGCTACGCCATCGGCTCGCTCGGCACCGGCGGCTTCGCCACGCTGCCCGGCCTCGTGCTCGTCTACTACCTGACCGACTCCCTGGGCGTGACGGCGCTCGCCGCCGGTGCGATCGTCACGGGAGCCAAGGTGTGGGACGTGCTGATCGACCCGGTGATCGGCGGGCTGAGCGACACCGCGCTCGCGCGATCGGGATCGCGGCGCGGGCTCATGCTGATCGGCTCGATCGGTCTGCCGATCGCGTTCGTGCTGACCTTCGCCGTTCCCGCGGGACTCGGCCCGGTGGCATCCGGCTTCTGGGTGCTCATCGCGTTCATGCTCGCAGCGACATGCTTCAGCCTCTTCCAGGTGCCGTACATCGCGCTGCCCGCCGAGCTGACCGACGACTACCGTGAGCGCACTCGCCTGCTCACCTGGCGCGTGGTCATGCTGACCGTGGCGATCCTGCTCTTCGGCGCGGGCGGACCCGAGATCCGCGGGATGTTCGGCGACCCGCTGCTCGGCTACCTCGTGATGGCGGCCGTGGCAGCCGTGCTGCTCGGCGCCGGGCTGTTCGTCGCCTCGACCGTCGCGCCGACCCGCCCGATGCTGCCCGTGCGACCCGGTGCGTCGATCGCGACGCACTACCGCGACGGACTCGACGCGCTGCGCGAGAGCCAGCCGTTCCGTGTGCTGCTGGGCGCGTTCATGCTGCAGGGGCTGGCGACCGGGCTCATGCTCGCCGCCGCGCAGTTCGTGGCGCGCTGGGTGCTGGGCGACGAGGGCGCGGTGACGCCGCTGTTCGTCGCGCTGATCGCTCCCGCCCTGCTGATGGCCCCGGTGTGGAAGCTCGTCGCCGACCGCATCGGCAAAGAGCGCGGCTTCCGCATCGCCAGCACGGTGTTCCTCGCCGCGACGGTGGTGCTCGGCCTGATGGTGTGGATGCCCGGATGGTGGATCCTCGCACCGGTCGCCCTCGCCGGCGCGGCGTACGCCGGCATGCAGACCCTGCCGATGGCGATGCTGCCCGACGTCATCGCGCACGACCGCACGGCGGCCGGCCATGACAATCGCTCCGGTGTGTTCAGCGGGGTGTGGACGGCCGGTGAGACGACGGGCATGGCGCTGGGTGCGACCGTGCTCTCGATCGTGCTCGCGGCGACCGGCTACATCGAGACGACGGCTGCGGTCGAGGTCGCCCAGCCGGATGCCGCGGTGACGGGGATCGCGGTGGCGTTCAGCCTGCTGCCGGCGGCGCTCATGCTGCTGAGCCTCGTCGCGCTGGCCCGGTACCGGCTGCGTGAGCGCGACATCATCGGGACATCGGCGTGA
- the guaB gene encoding IMP dehydrogenase has product MQQHDPFGFVGLTYDDVLLLPGHTDVIPSEADTSSRITRRISVATPLLSSAMDTVTEARMAIAMAREGGIGILHRNLSIADQASQVDRVKRSESGMITDPITTTANATVEEVDNLCARYRISGLPVVDDEGHLVGIVTNRDMRFVSGFERQTTLVKDVMTSENLVTAPVGVAAGEVIALFAKHRVEKLPLIDSDGKLAGLITIKDFDKSEKYPLATKDDQGRLRVGAAIGFFGDAWERAEALRDAGVDILVVDTANGQSQGVIELVKRLKADPTFEHIDIVGGNVATREGAQALVDAGVDAVKVGVGPGSICTTRVVAGVGVPQVTAVYEASLAAGPAGVPVIADGGLQYSGDIAKALVAGADAVMLGSLLAGTDESPGEIVFQSGKQFKQYRGMGSLGAMQTRGKQTSYSKDRYFQADVPSDDKLIPEGIEGQVPYRGPLSAVAYQLMGGLRQSMFYVGARTIDELKARGRFVRITAAGLKESHPHDVQIVVEAPNYKK; this is encoded by the coding sequence ATGCAGCAGCACGACCCGTTCGGTTTCGTCGGACTCACCTACGATGACGTGCTCCTGCTTCCCGGGCACACCGACGTCATCCCCAGTGAGGCCGACACCTCCTCGCGGATCACACGGCGCATCTCGGTGGCCACCCCGCTGCTCTCCAGCGCGATGGACACCGTCACCGAGGCCCGCATGGCGATCGCGATGGCCCGCGAAGGCGGCATCGGCATCCTGCACCGCAACCTCTCGATCGCCGACCAGGCATCGCAGGTCGACCGGGTCAAGCGCAGCGAGTCGGGGATGATCACTGACCCGATCACGACGACCGCCAATGCGACCGTCGAAGAGGTCGACAACCTGTGCGCCCGCTACCGCATCTCCGGCCTGCCCGTCGTCGACGACGAGGGCCATCTCGTGGGCATCGTCACCAACCGCGACATGCGGTTCGTGTCGGGCTTCGAGCGCCAGACCACTCTGGTCAAGGACGTCATGACGAGCGAGAACCTCGTCACCGCTCCGGTCGGCGTCGCCGCGGGGGAGGTCATCGCCCTGTTCGCGAAGCACCGCGTCGAGAAGCTGCCGCTCATCGACAGCGACGGCAAGCTCGCCGGGCTCATCACGATCAAGGACTTCGACAAGAGCGAGAAGTACCCGCTCGCCACCAAGGACGACCAGGGCCGGCTGCGTGTCGGCGCCGCCATCGGCTTCTTCGGCGACGCGTGGGAGCGTGCCGAGGCGCTGCGGGATGCCGGTGTCGACATCCTCGTCGTCGACACCGCGAACGGCCAGTCGCAGGGCGTCATCGAGCTCGTCAAGCGGCTCAAGGCCGACCCGACCTTCGAGCACATCGACATCGTCGGCGGCAACGTCGCGACCCGCGAGGGCGCTCAGGCTCTGGTGGATGCCGGCGTCGACGCCGTCAAGGTCGGCGTGGGCCCGGGCTCGATCTGCACCACGCGCGTGGTCGCCGGCGTCGGCGTGCCGCAGGTGACCGCGGTCTATGAGGCATCCCTCGCCGCCGGCCCCGCCGGTGTGCCGGTGATCGCCGACGGCGGTCTGCAGTACTCCGGCGACATCGCCAAGGCGCTGGTCGCCGGCGCTGACGCCGTCATGCTGGGCTCGCTGCTGGCCGGCACCGACGAGTCGCCGGGAGAGATCGTCTTCCAGTCGGGCAAGCAGTTCAAGCAGTACCGGGGCATGGGCTCGCTGGGCGCGATGCAGACCCGCGGCAAGCAGACCTCGTACTCCAAGGACCGGTACTTCCAGGCCGACGTCCCCAGCGACGACAAGCTCATCCCCGAGGGCATCGAGGGCCAGGTGCCTTACCGCGGCCCGCTTTCGGCCGTGGCGTACCAGCTGATGGGCGGTCTGCGTCAGTCGATGTTCTACGTCGGCGCGCGCACCATCGACGAGCTCAAGGCGCGCGGACGCTTCGTGCGCATCACGGCCGCGGGGCTCAAGGAGTCGCACCCGCACGACGTGCAGATCGTCGTCGAGGCGCCTAACTACAAGAAGTGA
- a CDS encoding branched-chain amino acid ABC transporter permease — MGLRTVALQRPRNGVLALLATLLAAFLVFGSPAGAAHAETTPDGQEVTDFYFAGNITYDDEPIEGVGLSVKGGGFEGKTKTDAEGKWRLYVPEKDKYTIAVDEDTLPEGVIVDAENLPDGVEPVAGTSGEFEAEFGLTGTKIVNLFLGEGERITISLLDQLLSRLVGGLNFGLLLALASMGAALIYGTTRLSNFAHAEMVTWGGLVALVTTTVWQLPFWVGIIAAVIAGGLLGWGMDAALWRPLRRRGLGVVQLMIVSIGLSLALRYLFQYFIGGGTRQLPGASPAPIQFGPISLSYIDIIAMSVSIVVILAVAWFLTRTRIGKATRAISDNPQLAAASGIDVDRVIRYVWILSGLLAAISGILWAYFRPGVKWDMGMQMLLLIFAAITLGGLGTAFGALVGSLIVGIAVEVSTLWIPSDLKYASALVVLIVILLVRPQGLLGRKERLG; from the coding sequence GTGGGACTCAGAACTGTGGCGCTTCAGCGCCCCCGGAACGGTGTGCTCGCGCTGCTCGCGACGCTGCTCGCCGCCTTCCTCGTCTTCGGATCGCCGGCCGGTGCCGCGCACGCCGAGACGACGCCTGACGGCCAGGAGGTCACCGACTTCTACTTCGCCGGGAACATCACCTACGACGACGAGCCGATCGAGGGCGTCGGTCTGTCGGTGAAGGGCGGCGGCTTCGAGGGCAAGACCAAGACCGACGCCGAGGGCAAGTGGCGCCTGTACGTGCCCGAGAAGGACAAGTACACGATCGCAGTCGACGAGGACACCCTTCCCGAGGGTGTGATCGTCGACGCGGAGAACCTGCCCGACGGCGTGGAGCCCGTCGCCGGGACGAGCGGCGAGTTCGAGGCGGAGTTCGGCCTGACGGGCACGAAGATCGTCAACCTGTTCCTCGGCGAGGGCGAGCGCATCACGATCTCGCTTCTCGATCAGCTGCTCTCGCGACTGGTCGGCGGCCTGAACTTCGGGCTGCTGCTCGCGCTCGCCTCGATGGGCGCGGCGCTCATCTACGGCACGACCCGGCTGTCGAACTTCGCGCACGCCGAGATGGTCACCTGGGGCGGCCTGGTCGCGCTGGTCACGACGACCGTGTGGCAGCTGCCCTTCTGGGTCGGCATCATCGCTGCGGTGATCGCCGGCGGTCTGCTGGGCTGGGGGATGGATGCCGCGCTGTGGCGTCCCCTGCGCCGCCGGGGCCTCGGCGTGGTGCAGCTCATGATCGTGAGCATCGGCCTCTCGCTCGCGCTGCGCTACCTCTTCCAGTACTTCATCGGCGGCGGCACCCGTCAGCTGCCCGGCGCGAGCCCCGCGCCGATCCAGTTCGGCCCGATCTCGCTGTCGTACATCGACATCATCGCCATGAGCGTGAGCATCGTCGTGATCCTGGCTGTGGCGTGGTTCCTCACCCGCACGCGCATCGGCAAGGCGACCAGGGCCATCTCCGACAATCCGCAGCTCGCGGCCGCCTCGGGCATCGACGTCGACCGGGTGATCCGCTACGTGTGGATCCTGTCCGGTCTGCTGGCGGCCATCTCGGGCATCCTGTGGGCGTACTTCCGCCCGGGTGTGAAGTGGGACATGGGCATGCAGATGCTGCTGCTCATCTTCGCCGCGATCACGCTCGGCGGTCTCGGCACCGCGTTCGGGGCGCTGGTCGGCTCACTCATCGTCGGCATCGCGGTCGAGGTCTCGACGCTGTGGATCCCGTCGGACCTGAAGTACGCGAGCGCTCTCGTCGTGCTGATCGTGATCCTGCTGGTCAGGCCGCAGGGTCTGCTCGGACGCAAGGAAAGGCTGGGCTGA
- a CDS encoding branched-chain amino acid ABC transporter permease: MDFGSIFSNTAVYLFSPVTIAYALAATGLAVHFGYAGLLNFGMAAFMAVGGYGYAISVLSFGLPWWVGMLIGLLGGALFAVLLGIPTLRLRADYLAIATIAAGEIVRLLFTTQLFDEWTNSADGLAQYNGGFRDANPFPDGTYGFGPWTYTANDLWNRVFGVVLLGVAVLLVWALMRSPWGRVLKGIREDEDAVRSLGKNVFAYKMQALVVGGVIGAAGGIVFVLPSAVVPGSYTTSLTFFLWTILLLGGAATVFGPTLGAILFWVVFAFLANLLPSMARTGILPMSSSQASTLVFIFVGVALMLLVIFRPQGILGDKREMTFVK, from the coding sequence ATGGACTTCGGAAGCATCTTCTCCAACACGGCCGTCTACCTGTTCAGCCCCGTCACCATCGCATACGCGCTGGCCGCGACCGGACTGGCCGTGCACTTCGGCTACGCGGGTCTGCTGAACTTCGGCATGGCGGCGTTCATGGCGGTCGGCGGCTACGGGTACGCGATCTCGGTGCTCAGCTTCGGCCTGCCCTGGTGGGTGGGCATGCTGATCGGGCTGCTGGGCGGCGCACTGTTCGCCGTGCTGCTCGGCATCCCGACTCTGCGCCTGCGCGCCGACTACCTCGCCATCGCCACCATCGCCGCCGGCGAGATCGTGCGGCTGCTGTTCACCACGCAGCTGTTCGACGAGTGGACGAACTCCGCCGACGGGCTCGCGCAGTACAACGGCGGGTTCCGCGACGCGAACCCCTTCCCCGACGGCACGTATGGGTTCGGCCCGTGGACGTACACGGCGAACGACCTGTGGAACCGCGTGTTCGGCGTGGTGCTGCTGGGCGTTGCCGTGCTGCTCGTCTGGGCGCTCATGCGCAGCCCCTGGGGCCGCGTGCTCAAGGGCATCCGCGAAGACGAGGACGCCGTCCGCTCGCTCGGCAAGAACGTGTTCGCCTACAAGATGCAGGCGCTCGTGGTCGGCGGCGTGATCGGTGCCGCGGGCGGGATCGTCTTCGTGCTCCCCTCGGCCGTCGTGCCGGGCAGCTACACGACGTCGCTGACCTTCTTCCTGTGGACGATCCTGCTGCTCGGCGGCGCCGCGACCGTCTTCGGCCCGACGCTCGGTGCGATCCTCTTCTGGGTCGTCTTCGCGTTCCTCGCCAACCTGCTGCCGAGCATGGCCCGCACCGGCATCCTTCCGATGTCGTCGAGCCAGGCGTCCACCCTCGTGTTCATCTTCGTGGGCGTGGCGCTGATGCTGCTCGTGATCTTCCGCCCGCAGGGCATCCTCGGAGACAAGAGGGAGATGACCTTTGTCAAGTGA
- a CDS encoding ABC transporter ATP-binding protein, which yields MTGSVRRPKTTGLAKGPAAPGVAKVDPILVVDAVERHFGGLTAVNVEHVEVPRNAITALIGPNGAGKTTLFNLLCGFDKPNSGTWSFDGKNLSGIPSFKVARMGQVRTFQLTKSLSLLTVLENMKLGATKQKGEGFWASLIPGLWRRQEAQIEERARELLRRFKLDAKEKDFAASLSGGQRKLLEMARALMSDPQLVMLDEPMAGVNPALTQSLLDHILDLKEQGMTVLFVEHDMHMVRHIADWVIVMAEGRVVAEGPPETVMDDPAVVDAYLGAHQDVDLGVVTGRIPVMPGDTAAATRIREKIETEAEAELEAEEEDK from the coding sequence GTGACCGGCAGCGTCCGGCGTCCGAAGACGACCGGACTGGCGAAGGGCCCCGCGGCTCCCGGCGTGGCGAAGGTCGACCCGATCCTCGTCGTCGACGCCGTCGAGCGGCACTTCGGCGGGCTGACCGCGGTGAACGTCGAGCACGTGGAGGTGCCCCGAAACGCGATCACGGCGCTGATCGGCCCGAACGGTGCGGGCAAGACGACCCTGTTCAACCTGCTGTGCGGCTTCGACAAGCCGAACAGCGGCACGTGGAGCTTCGACGGGAAGAACCTGTCTGGCATCCCCTCGTTCAAGGTGGCCAGGATGGGCCAGGTGCGCACCTTCCAGCTCACGAAGTCGCTGTCGCTGCTGACCGTGCTCGAGAACATGAAGCTCGGCGCCACCAAGCAGAAGGGCGAGGGCTTCTGGGCGAGCCTGATTCCCGGTCTCTGGCGCCGCCAGGAGGCTCAGATCGAGGAGCGCGCCCGCGAGCTGCTGCGCCGCTTCAAGCTCGACGCCAAGGAGAAGGACTTCGCGGCCTCGCTCTCGGGCGGACAGCGCAAACTGCTCGAGATGGCACGTGCCCTCATGAGCGACCCGCAGCTGGTCATGCTCGACGAGCCGATGGCGGGCGTCAACCCCGCGCTGACGCAGTCGCTGCTCGATCACATCCTCGATCTGAAGGAGCAGGGCATGACCGTGCTCTTCGTCGAGCACGACATGCACATGGTGCGCCACATCGCGGATTGGGTGATCGTCATGGCCGAGGGCCGCGTCGTCGCCGAGGGCCCGCCCGAGACCGTCATGGACGACCCCGCTGTCGTCGACGCCTACCTGGGCGCTCATCAGGACGTCGATCTGGGTGTGGTCACCGGCCGCATCCCGGTGATGCCAGGCGACACCGCCGCCGCCACCCGCATCCGGGAAAAGATCGAGACCGAGGCCGAAGCCGAGCTGGAAGCCGAAGAGGAGGACAAGTGA
- a CDS encoding ABC transporter ATP-binding protein has protein sequence MDASTDASVVVELKDVHAGYLPGVNILNGANLVARQGELIGIIGPNGAGKSTLLKAIFGMVNVRQGDITVNGESIVGFKADKLVARGVAFVPQTNNVFPSLTIAENLQMGLYQNPKIYAERLEFVSSIFADLGKRLNQRAGSLSGGERQMVAMSRALMMDPSVLLLDEPSAGLSPVRQDDAFIRVSDINKAGVTTIMVEQNARRCLQICDRGYVLDQGRDAYEGTGRDLLNDPKVIGLYLGTLG, from the coding sequence ATGGATGCCTCAACCGACGCCTCCGTCGTCGTCGAGCTGAAGGACGTGCACGCCGGATACCTGCCGGGGGTGAACATCCTCAACGGCGCCAATCTCGTCGCACGCCAGGGTGAGCTCATCGGCATCATCGGTCCGAACGGCGCGGGCAAATCGACGCTGCTGAAGGCGATCTTCGGCATGGTCAACGTGCGTCAGGGCGACATCACCGTCAACGGGGAGAGCATCGTCGGCTTCAAGGCCGACAAGCTCGTGGCGCGCGGAGTGGCCTTCGTGCCGCAGACGAACAACGTCTTCCCCTCGCTGACGATCGCCGAGAACCTGCAGATGGGCCTGTACCAGAACCCGAAGATCTACGCCGAGCGGCTCGAGTTCGTCAGCAGCATCTTCGCCGACCTGGGCAAGCGCCTGAACCAGCGAGCCGGCTCGCTGTCGGGCGGCGAGCGCCAGATGGTGGCGATGTCGCGCGCGCTGATGATGGACCCGTCGGTGCTGCTGCTCGACGAGCCCTCGGCCGGCCTCTCCCCCGTCCGCCAGGACGACGCGTTCATCCGCGTCTCCGACATCAACAAGGCCGGCGTGACGACGATCATGGTCGAGCAGAACGCGCGTCGCTGCCTGCAGATCTGCGACCGCGGATACGTGCTCGACCAGGGCCGCGACGCCTACGAGGGCACCGGCCGCGACCTGTTGAACGACCCGAAGGTGATCGGCCTGTATCTCGGCACCCTGGGCTAG
- a CDS encoding ABC transporter substrate-binding protein → MNAMKGSRPARIFAAAAMVSASALIIAGCSSTPSDNSSDDGGKKPSADLTLKLGSLLPQTGSLAFLGPPMSSGVGLAVKEINEANAGIKVELTAEDEGDTDTKAYETSITKLQGAGVTAMVGAAASGVSRLILDGNVNAGILQISASNTGPDFTDWDDNGLYFRTAPSDLLQGEVLGNLIAEDNRKTLGIIYQNDAYGTGLDAAIKETFENAGGKVVAEASYNVGDAQFDAQVETIKAQNPDAVAIVSFDQFKTIGPLLVNAGITADKFYMVDGNLSDYGDEMPVSLEGAQGTKAGPVLEDDFVERLQTYWTGEGNPEVKDFTYAGEAYDAAVLVALASLAAGSTEGADIAAKMQEISGGSGDGEKCTSFAECAKIINDGGTADYDGYSGEVTFDEAGDPQGATIGIYKYKADNTIERTN, encoded by the coding sequence ATGAACGCAATGAAGGGCTCGCGTCCCGCGAGGATCTTCGCGGCGGCCGCGATGGTCAGCGCCTCCGCACTCATCATCGCCGGCTGCAGCAGCACGCCCTCGGACAACTCCTCCGACGACGGTGGCAAGAAGCCGTCCGCCGACCTCACCCTGAAGCTCGGATCCCTGCTGCCGCAGACCGGCTCGCTCGCCTTCCTCGGCCCGCCGATGTCGTCCGGCGTGGGCCTGGCGGTCAAGGAGATCAACGAGGCGAACGCCGGCATCAAGGTCGAGCTCACCGCCGAAGACGAGGGCGACACCGACACCAAGGCGTACGAGACCTCGATCACCAAGCTGCAGGGAGCGGGCGTCACCGCGATGGTCGGTGCCGCGGCATCCGGTGTCTCGCGACTGATCCTCGACGGCAACGTCAACGCGGGCATCCTGCAGATCTCGGCGTCGAACACCGGCCCCGACTTCACCGACTGGGACGACAACGGACTCTACTTCCGCACCGCGCCCAGCGACCTGCTGCAGGGCGAGGTGCTCGGCAACCTCATCGCCGAGGACAACCGCAAGACGCTCGGCATCATTTACCAGAACGACGCCTACGGCACCGGTCTCGACGCTGCCATCAAGGAGACGTTCGAGAACGCCGGCGGCAAGGTCGTCGCCGAGGCCTCGTACAACGTCGGCGACGCGCAGTTCGACGCTCAGGTCGAGACGATCAAGGCGCAGAACCCCGACGCCGTGGCGATCGTGTCGTTCGACCAGTTCAAGACGATCGGTCCGCTGCTGGTGAACGCCGGCATCACGGCCGACAAGTTCTACATGGTCGACGGAAACCTGTCGGACTACGGCGACGAGATGCCGGTGTCGCTCGAGGGCGCGCAGGGCACCAAGGCCGGCCCTGTACTCGAAGACGATTTCGTCGAGCGCCTGCAGACGTACTGGACGGGCGAGGGCAACCCCGAGGTGAAGGACTTCACCTACGCCGGCGAGGCCTACGACGCAGCCGTCCTGGTCGCGCTCGCGTCGCTCGCCGCGGGCTCGACCGAGGGCGCCGACATCGCCGCCAAGATGCAGGAGATCTCGGGCGGCTCGGGCGACGGTGAGAAGTGCACCTCGTTCGCGGAGTGCGCCAAGATCATCAACGACGGAGGCACCGCCGACTACGACGGCTACTCCGGTGAGGTGACCTTCGACGAGGCGGGCGACCCGCAGGGCGCCACGATCGGCATCTACAAGTACAAGGCCGACAACACCATCGAGCGCACCAACTGA
- the rarD gene encoding EamA family transporter RarD, with product MTSDFPARTAALANAARGGIAYTVGAYLLWGALPLYFLALVPTGPWEVVAWRVLLSFVFCCILLTVMRGWPALIAVVRQPPLLWWTALAGVLIYVNWQTFLIGTLTGHVIETSLGYFINPIFTVLLGVFVLRERVRPLQWIAIGVAALAVIVIVVAYGSFPWIALTLTASFGIYGLVKKQIGAAVNATSGLTLESFWLIPIAVVTLVIVGQTDGITFGQVSPLHTLLVAGAGIATAVPLLLFAAGTRRIDLSLVGMLQFITPIMQFVVGWALLGEPMPLERWIGFIIVWIAIAVFVADLLLHGRRTRAVAVADPV from the coding sequence GTGACCTCCGATTTCCCCGCCCGCACTGCCGCTCTCGCGAACGCGGCACGCGGCGGGATCGCCTACACGGTCGGCGCCTATCTGCTCTGGGGAGCCCTCCCGCTGTACTTCCTGGCGCTGGTGCCGACCGGTCCGTGGGAGGTCGTGGCTTGGCGGGTGCTGCTCTCGTTCGTGTTCTGCTGCATCCTGCTCACGGTCATGCGCGGATGGCCGGCCCTCATCGCCGTCGTGCGTCAGCCGCCACTGCTGTGGTGGACAGCACTGGCCGGGGTGCTCATCTACGTCAACTGGCAGACATTCCTCATCGGCACGCTCACGGGCCACGTCATCGAGACCAGTCTCGGCTACTTCATCAACCCGATCTTCACGGTGCTGCTGGGCGTCTTCGTGCTGCGCGAGCGGGTGCGTCCGCTGCAGTGGATCGCGATCGGCGTGGCCGCGCTCGCCGTGATCGTTATCGTCGTCGCGTACGGGTCGTTCCCGTGGATCGCGCTGACGCTCACCGCCTCATTCGGCATCTACGGGCTCGTGAAGAAGCAGATCGGCGCGGCGGTGAATGCCACGAGCGGGCTCACGCTCGAATCGTTCTGGCTCATCCCGATCGCCGTCGTGACGCTCGTCATCGTCGGCCAGACCGACGGCATCACCTTCGGTCAGGTCTCACCGCTGCACACCCTGCTCGTCGCCGGCGCCGGCATCGCCACCGCAGTGCCGCTGCTGCTGTTCGCCGCCGGCACGCGGCGGATCGACCTGAGCCTGGTCGGGATGCTGCAGTTCATCACCCCGATCATGCAGTTCGTCGTCGGCTGGGCGCTGCTGGGCGAGCCCATGCCGCTCGAGCGATGGATCGGCTTCATCATCGTGTGGATCGCGATCGCCGTGTTCGTCGCCGACCTGCTGCTGCACGGTCGTCGCACACGCGCGGTGGCAGTCGCTGACCCCGTCTGA